A segment of the Streptomyces sp. NBC_00376 genome:
GCGCGCCTTGGAGGTGGCACGGCGCTTCGGCTTGGTCTCGGACGTCGCGGCGGGCGCGGCGGCCTTGGGCGCGGCGGAGCTACCGGCCTGCGCCTCCTTGATGACCTCGATCAGCTGGCCCTTGCGCATCCGCGCAGTGCCCTTGATGCCGAGGCCGGACGCGACCTGCTGCAGCTCGGCCAGGACCATGCCGTCAAGGCCGGTGCCGGAGCGGCGGCGCCGTGCGGTGGTGCCAGTGGCAGCACCTTCGGCGGGCGCGGCGCTGTCGACGCTCTTGTCGGCAGTCACGCCCATCAGATCGGTGGTGTCGCTCACGAAGGGTCCTTCCCTGGAGCGGACGTCGGCCTTCTGGCTCGGCGACCGGTTGTGCTGTCCGACTGCGGTCTATTTCTTGCGGACCGTGCCGGGGCGGTGGTCCGCCGGGTACGGCGGAGAGATGGAGGTGTGCATGGGCCCGGCGCGAGCATCCCCCTGCTCGGCCCACTCCTGGACAAGCGAGGGGTGTCGTGCCGGTTCCGGAGCGTGCACGAAACTGCTCAGGCAGGCTGCTCAGGCAGTTGGGGAGGCTCCCGGAAGAATTGGTGGTCCCGGAAAGGGACACGAAGCAACGCGCCACATAGACGTCGGTTGCAGACTTGAGGTTAACACTACCGGCTCCAACAAACATTCCCCCTCTCACTCACCGGCAATCACTTCTCGGCTACGGGGCGAGCGGCAGCACACTCGCGCCCGGGGCGTCGAGAGCGAGGCGATTGGCCGCCCACCCCTCGCCCGCCAGCTGTGCGACCTTGTCGGCCGCACCGTCCTCGGCCAGTGCGAGCACGGTCGGCCCGGCACCGGAGATGACCGCGGGGACGCCGTCCGCGCGCAGTCGGTTGACGAGTTCCACGCTCTCGGGCATCGCCGGGGCGCGGTACTCCTGGTGGATCCGGTCCTCGGTGGCGGTGAGCAGCAGCTCGGGGCGCCTGGTCATGGCCTCGACGAGGAGCGCGGCACGGCCGGCGTTGAAGGCGGCGTCGACGTGCGGGACCGTGCGCGGGAGCAGTCCGCGGGCGGTCTCGGTGAGGACCGGCTTGCCCGGTACGAAAACCACCGGAACGATGGATTCTGCGGGATCCATCCTGATCGCGCGTGCCGTTCCGCCGTCCATCCAGGCGAGGGTGAACCCGCCGAGCAGGCATGCCGCGACGTTGTCGGGGTGGCCCTCGATCTCGGTGGCGAGCTCCAGCAGCGCCGCTTCGTCGAGCCGGGCGTCGCCGCCGGTCGTCACGGCGCGGGCGGCGACGATTCCGGCGCAGATGGCGGCCGAGGAGGAACCGAGGCCGCGTCCGTGCGGGATCCGGTTGGCGCAGACGATCTCCAGGCCCCGGGGCTGTCCGCCGAGCAGGTCGAAGGCCGTGCGCAGGGAACGTACAAGGAGGTGGCGCTCGTCGCGGGGCAGCGTGTCCGCACCCTCACCCGCGATGTCGATGTGCAGTCCGGAATCGGCGACGCGGACGACGACGTCGTCGTACAGCCCCAGCGACAGGCCGAAGGCGTCGAAACCCGGGCCCAGGTTGGCGCTGGTCGCGGGGACGCGCACCCGGACGGCGGCGGCTCGGAAAGCGGGACCGGCCATCGGTTGGAGGACTCTCCTTGTGAGGCAGCGGGGGTGGTGAAGCGGTTTCGTGGTGGCGGGAGGTCGTGGCGCGGCGGGGAGTGGAATTCCGGGGAACCCGACGGCCACAACGGCCCATGCACCGCGGCAGATGCGGCGGGGCGGGTTGGGTACAGCTTATCGAAGGAAGGTTCTGTGGCGACATAGGGCGCACAGGAGGCGCACGATGCGTGTCGCACGCCTCCTATGCGCTCTCCGCCCCGAAAAGGGGCGGTTGAGCTGGGTTCTTGCCCGGCCCGTCGGGCACGGCCGACGGGCCGGGGCAGGCCCTGAGCGGGCCCTAGACCAGGCCCAGCTTCTCGGCGGCGGTGGCCGCGTCGACCGGGACCGTGACCGGCTGCGGTGCGCCCGCGACGGCCCAGTCGGGGTCCTTGAGGCCGTTGCCGGTGACCGTGCAGACGATCTTCTGGCCGCGGTCGACCTTGCCCTCCTCGGCGGCCTTCAGCAGGCCGGCGACGGAGGCGGCCGAGGCGGGCTCGACGAAGACGCCCTCCTGGGAGGCCAACAGCCGGTAGGCGGACAGAATCTGTCGGTCCGTCACCTCATCGATGAAACCGCCCGATTCGTCCCGGGCGTCCAGCGCGTACTGCCAGGAGGCCGGATTGCCGATCCGGATCGCGGTGGCGACGGTCGACGGGTCCTTGACGATCTCGCCGCGCACGATGGGCGCGGAGCCGGAGGCCTGGAAGCCCCACATGCGCGGAGTGTGCGTGGCGAGGCCGTCGCCCGCGTACTCCTTGTAACCCTTCCAGTACGCGGTGATGTTGCCCGCGTTGCCGACGGGGAGGACGTGGATGTCCGGGGCGTCGCCGAGCGCGTCGACGATCTCGAACGCGGCGGTCTTCTGGCCCTCGATACGGACCGGGTTGACCGAATTGACCAGCGCCACCGGGTAGTTGTCCGAGAGCGAACGGGCCAGCGTCAGGCAGTCGTCGAAGTTGCCGTCGACCTGGAGGATCCTGGCGCCGTGCACCAGCGCCTGGCCCATCTTGCCGAGCGCGATCTTGCCCTGCGGCACGAGGACGGCGCAGACCATGCCGGCCCGCACCGCGTACGCGGCGGCGGAGGCGGAGGTGTTGCCGGTGGAGGCGCAGATGACCGCCTTCGCACCCTCCTCCTTGGCCCGGGTGATGGCCATCGTCATGCCGCGGTCCTTGAAGGAACCGGTGGGGTTGGCGCCCTCGACCTTGAGGTGGACCTCGCAGCCCGTGCGCTCGGAGAGGACCTGGGCGGGTACGAGCGGCGTACCGCCCTCACGAAGCGTGACGACCGGCGTCGTGCTCGTGACCGGAAGGCGGTCCCGGTACTCCTCGATGATGCCGCGCCACTGGTGGGTGCCCTTGCTGGTCATGGGTCCTTACTCCCCTTCAACACGCATGATGCTGGCGACACCGCGCACGGTGTCGAGCTTGCGCAGCGCCTCGACGGTCGCCGAGAGGGCGGCGTCGGACGCGCGGTGGGTGACGACGACGAGGGACGCCTCGCCATCCTTGCCCTGCTGGCGGACGGTATCGATCGATACGCCCTTTTCGGCGAAGACCGTCGCGACCTGGGCGAGCACGCCAGGCTTGTCGGCCACGTCGAGACTGATGTGGTACCGCGTGACCACGTCGCCCATGGGGCTGACCGGCAGGCGCGTGTACGCGGACTCACCGGGGCCGGTGGCCTCGTTGAGCTTGTTGCGGCAGACCGCGACCAGGTCGCCGAGGACCGCGGAGGCGGTCGGCGAGCCACCGGCGCCGGGGCCGTAGAACATGAGCTGCCCGGCCGCCTCGGCCTCGACGAAGACCGCGTTGTACGCCTCGCGGACGGAGGCCAGCGGGTGGCTCAGCGGGATCATTGCGGGGTGGACCCGGGCGGTGACCGACTGCCCGTCGGCGGCACGCTCGCAGATGGCGAGGAGCTTGACGGTGCAGCCCATGCGGCGGGCGGAGGCGATGTCGGCGGCGGTGACTTCGGTGATGCCCTCGCGGTGCACGTCGCCGATCCGCACCCGGGTGTGGAAGGCGATGCCGGCGAGGATCGCGGCCTTGGCGGCGGCGTCGAAGCCCTCCACGTCGGCGGTCGGGTCGGCCTCGGCGTATCCGAGGGCGGTGGCCTCGTCGAGCGCCTCGGAGTACCCGGCTCCGCTCGTGTCCATCTTGTCGAGGATGAAGTTGGTCGTGCCGTTCACGATGCCGAGGACCCGGTTGACCTTGTCACCGGCGAGCGACTCGCGCAGCGGCCGTACGAGCGGGATGGCACCGGCCACGGCGGCCTCGTAGTAGAGGTCCCGGCCGTGCTGCTCGGCGGCGGCGTGCAGCGCGGCGCCGTCCTCGGCCAGCAGCGCCTTGTTGGCGGAGACGACGCTCGCGCCGTGCTCGAAGGCGGTGGTGATGAGCGTACGGGCGGGCTCGATGCCCCCGATGACCTCGATGACGACGTCGATGTCGCCCCGTTTGACCAGGGCCGTCGCATCGGTGGTGATCAGTGCGGGGTCGATGCCCTCGCGCACCCTGGAGGGCCGGCGCACGGCGACACCGGCGAGCTCGACCGGCGCGCCGATGCGCGCGGCGAGGTCGTCGGCGTGCGTCGTCATGATGCGCGCCACCTCTGAGCCGACCACTCCACAGCCCAGCAGCGCCACCTTCAGCGGACGCGTACGCATCATCCGACCTCGTTTCCTTTACATCTGATGTGTGGACCAGTCTCACTCACCGGACGGGAGTTTCTGCCACTCGTCCGGATCCTGAGACATCTATTTCATCAGCCGACATCGAGACGCAGGAGATCTTCCTCCGTCTCGCGCCTGACGATGACACGAGCCTGTCCGTCGCGCACGGCGACGACCGGCGGACGCAGGGCGTGGTTGTAGTTGCTCGCCATGGAACGGCAGTACGCACCGGTGGCGGGCACGGCGATCAGATCGCCGGGGGCGAGGTCGGACGGCAGGAACGCGTCCTTGACCACGATGTCGCCGCTCTCGCAGTGCTTTCCGACGACGCGGACGAGCATCGGCTCGGCGTCGGAGGTGCGCGAGGCGAGCGCGACGGTGTACTCGGCGTCGTACAGCGCGGTGCGGATGTTGTCCGACATGCCGCCGTCGACGCTGACGTACGTACGCAGACCCTCCAGGGGCTTGATGGTGCCGACCTCGTACAGCGTGAAGGCGGTCGGGCCGACGATGGCGCGCCCCGGCTCGACGGAGATCCGCGGGGTGGCGAGCCCGGCGGCCTCGCACTCGCGGGTCACGATGTCGCCGAGCGCCTTGGCGATCTCGTGCGGCTCGCGCGGGTCGTCCTCGGAGGTGTACGCGATGCCGAGCCCGCCGCCGAGGTCGATCTCGGGCAGCTGCACCCCGTGCTCGTCACGCACCTCGGCGAGCAGCTGGACCACGCGGCGGGCGGAGACCTCGAAGCCGGCCATGTCGAAGATCTGCGAGCCGATGTGCGAGTGGATGCCGATGAGCTCCAGGCCGTCGAGGGTGAGCGCCCGGCGCACCGCCTCGGCGGCCTGTCCCCCGGCCAGCGCGATCCCGAACTTCTGGTCCTCGTGCGCGGTGGCGATGAACTCGTGGGTGTGCGCCTCGACGCCGACGGTCACCCGGATCTGTACGCGCTGCCGCCTGCCGAGCCGCTGCGCGACGTGCGCGACCCGGGCGATCTCCTGGAAGGAGTCGAGCACGATCCGCCCGACGCCGGCCTCGACGGCCCGCTCGATCTCCGCGACGTTCTTGTTGTTGCCGTGGAAGGCGATGCGCTCGGCCGGCATCCCGGCGTCCAGCGCACAGGTCAGCTCACCGCCGGAGCAGACGTCGAGGTTGAGCCCCTCCTCCTGGAGCCAGCGCACGACGGCGCGCGACAGGAAGGCCTTCCCGGCGTAGAACACGTCGGCGTCCGGCCCGAAGGCGTCGGCCCAGGCGCGGCAGCGGGCCCGGAAGTCGCTCTCGTCGAGGAAGTAGGCGGGGGTGCCGAACTCCTCGGCCAGCCGCGTCACTTCGATGCCCCCGACGGTGACCGCGCCGTCCTCGTCGCGGGTGACGGTGCGGGCCCAGACCTTCTCGTCCAGGGCGTTGAGATCGGCGGGCGGGGCGGTGTAGTGCCCCTCCGTCATGACATCGGCGTGACGGGGCCCGGCGGGGTGTGCGGATCGGCTCATGGTGTTGCTCTGCTCTCTCGGATCTCTCAGAGGACTTCGGGTGCGCTGACGCCGAGCAGGGACAGGCCGCCGGCCAGCACCGTCCCGGCGGCTTCGGCAAGAGCGAGCCGGGAACGGTGGGCGGCCGAGGGTTTCTCGTCACCGACGGGCAGCGGCGAGGCGCTGTCGTGGAGGTCGAAGAATGCCTGCGCGAGGGCTTCCAGCTGCCGGGCGACCCGGTCCGGCTCGCGGTGCCGGGCGGCGGCGGCGAGCACCCCGGGGTGGTCGGCGAGCAGCTCACCGAGCACGGGCGCGTCCACGCTCTCCTCGTACGCCGCACCGAACCCGAGCTGCCGGGCGTTCCGGCCCAGCGCACGGATCCGGGCGTGCGCGTACCGCACCCGGAACAGCGGATTGCTCTCCCGCTGTACGAGCAGCTCACCGCTCCCGGTGCCCCGGGGCCGGTCGTGCGGAGCGGCCCGCAGCAGCGACCACCGCGCGGCGTCGCTCCCGAGGCGCTCGAAGAGATCGCGGTCGGCGGCCGGCACCGGCAGCACGTGCAGGGCCTCCCCGCCCGCAGTCCGCTCCCCGACCTCGGCGCCCTGGGCCCGGAGCAGCCGCTCGACGGTCCCGGTGACGACCCGGGCCCGGACCTCCTCGACGGGCGCGAACGAGACCTTCGTACCGGCGAGGGCGTCCCCGTGCCCGTACGCCGTACCGCGCTCGGCGACGCTCCGCACCACCGCGCCGAGGCCGCGCGCCCCGGCTCCCAGCGTGAAGTTCAAGAACCCCGGCCCGGTGACCTCGACGTCCCCGATCCCCGGCGCGCCCAGCACTCGCTCCCGGAGGATCTCGGCCACGTCCCTGGCCGGCAGCGCGGCGGGCCCGGCCAGCTGGAGGGCGACGGCACAGGCGTAGTCCCCACGCCCGCCGGGTCGCGTCCGCTCCACCCGCACACGCGCGGGGACGGGGGCGCGCAGGGCGTCCTCGTCGACCGCGCGGCGCACGGCGTGCAGCACGGTCCTGGAGAGATCGGCGGGGGTCACAGGACAAGCGTATGGGAGGAAGGGGGGCACCCCGCGCCCCTGTTTCGCCATGCGGTCACCCCGCGGCGCGCTCCGCCGCCCCGGCGCTCCGTCTGCCGTCGAGCGACGGCTGGTCCTTCCGCTCCATCAACTGCCGCACGAGCCGCACCAGCTCGGTCGGCTCGAAGGGCTTCGCGAGGAACGCGTCGACCCCCGCGGCCACTCCGCTGTCCACCTCGTACGGCGTGCAGGCGCTGATGATCGCCACGGGCAGATGTCTGGTCCGGGGATCGGAGCGCAGTCTGGTGGCGGTCTGCAGACCGTCCAGCCTGGGCATGACGACATCGAGCGTGATCACATCGGGGCGGACCCGATGCACCAGATCAAGACACTCGACACCGTCGGCCGCGGTCACGACCTCGAAGCCCTCAAGCTCGAGGTTGACCCTGATCAACTGCCGGATGACCTTGTTGTCGTCGACAACAAGCACGCGGCCACACGCCCCTGACACACTCCGAGAGTAGGGGCGGCTCCGTGGCTGCGTCCGGGTTTTACCCACTTCCGCCCCCGGACGGGTGGCGCGAGGGGTGGCCGGATGCATCCGGAACACACCGCACGCCCCTCCGTCCGGCCCCGAACCGCGCCTCCGGCGGGCCGGGAAATACCTGTTCACGGACACCCCGCGGAAGCTGGTAGTGTTTCACCCGTCGCCGAGCAAAACAGCGATACGCCCTCGTAGCTCAGGGGATAGAGCATCGGCCTCCGGAGCCGTGTGCGCAGGTTCGAATCCTGCCGAGGGCACTTCGGAAGAAGTGCCAAAAAAGACCTTCTGGCCAGCGGAAACGCTGAGCGGGGGGTCTTTTTCATGTCTTGCAAAGCACTCGGGCCAGGCTTGATCTCAGAGCTGTCAGCGAGCACTTTCGACGTTGGGTGCTCCGTCGAGGAAGCTGCCCAGGAGCCTGTCGTGCAGCCTGCTGAGGATCTCGCTCTCCGCATACACGATCTGCACCAGCCGGGCACGTCCTCGTAGGACGCCGGCCCGGTGCTCCGCGCCAGGCAGCAATACCGGACCCGCGCCGACGAAACCCGACCGCAGGGACTCACTCCTCCAGAGGCATACCGCTCACTCCGCACGCTGCGGACCGTCCGCCACGTACCGCGGACCCGGATGCTCCGGCCCGACCGAACAGCGACCGCCGCGACGCCCGCCTCTCCAGGGCTCGGCAAGAGCTCCTACTTTCCGACAACCCGTTGCAGCTGTGGGCCGAGGTGTCGGAGGCCGTACTTCTTCAGCGGGTCGGCGGCCCCGCACATCATGAACGCACAGTTGGAACACGTGTTGGCCAGTTCCGAGCATCCTCATGTGACTATCCAGGTACTGCCGTTCTCTCGTGGCGCCCATGCGAGTGAACAGCGCACACCGCAGCACACCGGCCCTGTCATCGCCTTCGGTCCCGGCGCCTGGCACGCGTTCGTCAGTGAGCTGGTCCGACCTCGGGCAATCATGCGCGGATGGTTCCGGACGCTCCAGGACCACTCGTATCAGCACCTGCTCATACGAAATAACGGTGATACCCGGGTGATCACGTCGCAACCTCGTTGCTATGGTGACGCGTTGACATCGGACAGGGCCGGGGGACTCATGACGTTCGACGACGAGTGGGCCCAACTCAAGGCGGATGCGCAGGATCGGCATTCCGCGCAGATGAGGCTCAACACGGCTGGGCCTCAGGCTGACGGCGCAGCGTCCGGGGGCAATGCCGACCTGGTGGTTCACCAGGATGATCTCGGTGCGGTCGGCAATGAAGCCTTTCGGATCCACGGCGAGCTGCGGAAGCGGGCCGACCTCGCAGGTGCCGGGGCCGACAAGGACGGCGCGGGGACGACTGCCCGGGCCGCAGCGGAGTTGCACGGCCGGAACTTCAGCGCGGGCGGTGAGTTGTACACCACCCTGGAGGTCTGGAGTTCGCAGGTGAAGACGGTCCTGCAGATGTGCGCACACATCTCCAACCACCTGGACTTCTCGAAGAAGTTGCACGCCAACGACGAGGTGGAGATCGCCGCGTCTCTCTCACGAAGAGACGGCTCTCCCGTACCGGTGTCGGAGCTGCTGAAGTATGTGAAGTGAGCGGGGGCGAAGAAACATGGGGGCGTTCTCGTACACGGATCTCATCGAAGTGGACCTGGGCAAGCTGGGTGCGGCGGCCGATGACTGGGCGGCGACGGCGGCCGGGCTGGAGAAGCTGAGGACCGAGGTCTACAGCGGTCTCCTCCAGCTGTCCGACGGGGCCGACTGGGCCGGCCTGAACGCCGCTGTCACCAAGGACTTCGTCCGCAGGACGGCCAAGGAGGTCGCGGATCTCCACCTGGAGGCTCAGAGCATCGTGGCTGTCCTCCAGGATGCCCACGGTGAACTGACGCACGTCCAGAAGCGGGCCAGGGAACTCTCCGCGGAAGCCCGCAAGGGTGACCCCACCCGGCAGGCAGGCCCGGACCCGGGGCTGCTGGTGACGGACGGCCCCAGCGGCACGGTGAAGGTCACAGAGGCTTTCTGTGGCGTGGACGGGACTTCCCAGCGGACCAAGGACCTGATGCAGTGGTATGCCGACACACTCACGGGACTCGTGTCCCACGCGGCAGAGATCGATGCGGCCATCACCCGCGCCCTGAAGAGAAGCCATGGCGGCGACCCGCACAACGCGGGGCACGCGACGTACACCTCGCTGGACGAGGACCAACTGCCCCGTGCCACGAAGTTGGCCTCGCTCGGTGACGGCGCGAACACGACGCAGCGGGCCGAGCTGCGGCGGCTCTGGTCGTCGCTGAGCCCACAGGCCCGTGCGGAGTTGTGGACCGGACACAAGGACGACCTTCTCGCGGCCGGGCTGCTCGCTCCGTCCATCAAACAAGCCGCGCCCGACCGGGGTTCCGGGCCACACGGCGCCGAGGAACCAGGAGCGGAGGAACGCAGGACCCGGGAGAAGATGAATCTGATCGCTGAGGCGGCCGACTGGACTGGCGACAACGACGCGGCTCGGCACATGGCGCACTACCTGGGGAACAGCGGGACGGACATGGAGCTGCCCATCGACAAGATGATGTCGGACGTACCCGGCTTCCGTACGCACATCGAGGACGGCATCAGGGAACACCAGGACGCATGGCGCGACCAGGCACTCGCGGAGTTCAAGAGGAACGGCGGACAGCCGGTCTCGATACCGGTGGAAACTGGTAACCGGGACTTCAGCTTCACCAAGGACGTCGACGAGAACTGGTTCTACGCGGTCGGTTCCACCAGGTCGAATGTGACCGGAGTAGTCACCGTCGTGCCGGATTCCAGCGGCCAGCCCGAGGTCGGTCTCGACTATCAGGCCAACGCGTGGGACCGCTACAACTGGGACCAGGACAAAGGGGTGACCATCGGCCTTCCCGGGGGAAGCGACATGAGCATTCCGGACGGTCAGATGGCCCGCCTCCACACCACGGGCATCGCCCAGGAATTCGACATGGCGGGCAGCAGTTCCGTCAAGCACTACGATCTGGGCGCATCCGCCCCGAACCACGATCCTCTGCCGCAGCCGGACGAGCCCGGGCGTGAGGGCGATCGCACGGATCCGAGCCGCGAGCAGCAGGAAGGGCGGTAGAGGTTCACCGATGGAGAGCTCCAGCAGGATCACTGCCGGCGGGCAGCCCGTGCGTCGCCGTCGTGTGCCGGTCGCAGTCGTCGTCGTTCTGGTGCTCCTCGCCTGCGTCGCCACCACGATCGGCGTGGTCTCCTGCGTCGCCGACGACGTGTCGTCGGACCTGTCGGACCAGGAGCTGACCTGCTGCTGGGAGGACGGAGCCACGCCTGCCTGGATGAGCGGCCAGATGGGCATCCGCATTCCGGAGGCGGCATCGGACCGTCGTGCGGGTTACAAAGTCGGGCAGCGCTACGACACCGGCCTGCTGTCCTTCGTCCTCCCCGGCGACGAAGCGGAGACGTACACCGGCCGGCTAATCCGGAACGACACCAAGATGATCGGGAACTTCCATCCCGAGAAGAAGGACTACCGGCCTGCGGCTGCCTTCGGCCACCTCGGGCTGCCCGAGCCGGAGACGTTCGTCGAAGGGCTGCGGAGGATCAGCCTGTGCCCCGATGAACTCACGACCCCGGAAGGCAAGTATCTCCAGCGCTGCGTCGACCTCTTCACCCACGAGTTCGAGCCCGGCACCACGCGGATCTACGTCCGGTCGACCATCGAACCGTCCGTGACACCCCCTCCGGCGAGCAAGGCTTCGTAGCCTGCGGGGGCATGTGGAACGCGGTTCCGGGCCCCGGGGACTGCGGTGGCGCCGTGCCGCCCAGCCGCAGACGCACAAGATCCAGGAGAAGCGAGACGGAAATGGCCCGACAGCCGAACTCCGACGAGGCTCCCGGGCTGATCAAGGCCGCGCTGGACAGGCACACGTCGAAGGCCGCGTAGCACTGCATCCGCAGGCCATGCTCGCGGCCCGGATGGCGGATCCGGAAGGAGCCGCCGCATCGCTGGGTGAGCACGCGCGAAGGCGTCTGCGAGATCCGGTGCTCGGAAGGCAAGTCGATCCGGCCTCCATCGACACAGCCGATGACGTACTCACTTGCCGGAAACCGGAGCGCGGGCATCGCCTCCCCTCCGC
Coding sequences within it:
- the thrB gene encoding homoserine kinase, encoding MAGPAFRAAAVRVRVPATSANLGPGFDAFGLSLGLYDDVVVRVADSGLHIDIAGEGADTLPRDERHLLVRSLRTAFDLLGGQPRGLEIVCANRIPHGRGLGSSSAAICAGIVAARAVTTGGDARLDEAALLELATEIEGHPDNVAACLLGGFTLAWMDGGTARAIRMDPAESIVPVVFVPGKPVLTETARGLLPRTVPHVDAAFNAGRAALLVEAMTRRPELLLTATEDRIHQEYRAPAMPESVELVNRLRADGVPAVISGAGPTVLALAEDGAADKVAQLAGEGWAANRLALDAPGASVLPLAP
- the thrC gene encoding threonine synthase — its product is MTSKGTHQWRGIIEEYRDRLPVTSTTPVVTLREGGTPLVPAQVLSERTGCEVHLKVEGANPTGSFKDRGMTMAITRAKEEGAKAVICASTGNTSASAAAYAVRAGMVCAVLVPQGKIALGKMGQALVHGARILQVDGNFDDCLTLARSLSDNYPVALVNSVNPVRIEGQKTAAFEIVDALGDAPDIHVLPVGNAGNITAYWKGYKEYAGDGLATHTPRMWGFQASGSAPIVRGEIVKDPSTVATAIRIGNPASWQYALDARDESGGFIDEVTDRQILSAYRLLASQEGVFVEPASAASVAGLLKAAEEGKVDRGQKIVCTVTGNGLKDPDWAVAGAPQPVTVPVDAATAAEKLGLV
- a CDS encoding homoserine dehydrogenase, whose product is MMRTRPLKVALLGCGVVGSEVARIMTTHADDLAARIGAPVELAGVAVRRPSRVREGIDPALITTDATALVKRGDIDVVIEVIGGIEPARTLITTAFEHGASVVSANKALLAEDGAALHAAAEQHGRDLYYEAAVAGAIPLVRPLRESLAGDKVNRVLGIVNGTTNFILDKMDTSGAGYSEALDEATALGYAEADPTADVEGFDAAAKAAILAGIAFHTRVRIGDVHREGITEVTAADIASARRMGCTVKLLAICERAADGQSVTARVHPAMIPLSHPLASVREAYNAVFVEAEAAGQLMFYGPGAGGSPTASAVLGDLVAVCRNKLNEATGPGESAYTRLPVSPMGDVVTRYHISLDVADKPGVLAQVATVFAEKGVSIDTVRQQGKDGEASLVVVTHRASDAALSATVEALRKLDTVRGVASIMRVEGE
- the lysA gene encoding diaminopimelate decarboxylase, with amino-acid sequence MSRSAHPAGPRHADVMTEGHYTAPPADLNALDEKVWARTVTRDEDGAVTVGGIEVTRLAEEFGTPAYFLDESDFRARCRAWADAFGPDADVFYAGKAFLSRAVVRWLQEEGLNLDVCSGGELTCALDAGMPAERIAFHGNNKNVAEIERAVEAGVGRIVLDSFQEIARVAHVAQRLGRRQRVQIRVTVGVEAHTHEFIATAHEDQKFGIALAGGQAAEAVRRALTLDGLELIGIHSHIGSQIFDMAGFEVSARRVVQLLAEVRDEHGVQLPEIDLGGGLGIAYTSEDDPREPHEIAKALGDIVTRECEAAGLATPRISVEPGRAIVGPTAFTLYEVGTIKPLEGLRTYVSVDGGMSDNIRTALYDAEYTVALASRTSDAEPMLVRVVGKHCESGDIVVKDAFLPSDLAPGDLIAVPATGAYCRSMASNYNHALRPPVVAVRDGQARVIVRRETEEDLLRLDVG
- the nrtL gene encoding ArgS-related anticodon-binding protein NrtL, with protein sequence MTPADLSRTVLHAVRRAVDEDALRAPVPARVRVERTRPGGRGDYACAVALQLAGPAALPARDVAEILRERVLGAPGIGDVEVTGPGFLNFTLGAGARGLGAVVRSVAERGTAYGHGDALAGTKVSFAPVEEVRARVVTGTVERLLRAQGAEVGERTAGGEALHVLPVPAADRDLFERLGSDAARWSLLRAAPHDRPRGTGSGELLVQRESNPLFRVRYAHARIRALGRNARQLGFGAAYEESVDAPVLGELLADHPGVLAAAARHREPDRVARQLEALAQAFFDLHDSASPLPVGDEKPSAAHRSRLALAEAAGTVLAGGLSLLGVSAPEVL
- a CDS encoding response regulator; protein product: MLVVDDNKVIRQLIRVNLELEGFEVVTAADGVECLDLVHRVRPDVITLDVVMPRLDGLQTATRLRSDPRTRHLPVAIISACTPYEVDSGVAAGVDAFLAKPFEPTELVRLVRQLMERKDQPSLDGRRSAGAAERAAG